The DNA segment TTCAAACTGTAGCATAtgttctttatttcatttctgaTATGTTTATTTTTACCATGATAATATATTTAGGGTTTTATTTCTGTATAATGCATAATTCCTAATGCAAATTTTGTTAGTGTttgtatttcaatatttttaactgaAAATACTAACACACAGTTATTACTTCCCAGGACAAATCTCAACCTGTTGCAAGTTGAAATTTACTTCTTAGCCATCAACTAGCAAAGTCTAGTTAACTAACATGCTTTCTCCATGTTCAAAACTTGCAATAGACATATTATAGATTGCTTATAATACCAATAGTTATGGTATCTTAGTTTTAATAATCTTGGAAATACCATTCAATTGGGTCTcaaagcaatggtgggtttcaaatttttttactaccgttctgtgggtgtggcttggtgggcatggcatggcttggtgggcgtggcaggggaaggatacagtaaaatctccattcccaccccactccaggggaaggatactgcaaaattcccatttccttctgatcagctgggacttgggaggcagagaatagatgggggtggagccagccagaatttttactactggttctccgaactactcagaatttccactactggttctccagaacccacctctgtctcaaaggtgctttttcaggaggcaattggacttttcttgttttttcttttgaagactttcAATTGGGTGTGAATGACCCTTGACAGAGTTGATACATTGTAAGGAACTGATATACTGATTCATTTTAAACATGTTGCTATTGTATTAAAAGATGCTTAATTTTTGAAAtttctttgaaaagaagattCCATTTAAAATATTCCACCTTCTTTTAGATTTGTTCCCAGTTGAGTAGCAGACTAGAAAGACAACAAGTAGCCAGTAAAGAAGAACTTGAAGTTGTAAAGGTGAGAATTGATTTCTCTCAGCTTATAATGCTTCACTTTAAATTTAAAGACTGTTAGCGATAGGCAGGAGTAACAGGCAATTTCACAGCCTGAAACCATATTGCAATCCTTTATCTATGATCAGTAAAGATTTAGGAGTTCTACAGGTACTGGCCTAAGAAATTTTCTTGTATAATGGACTTACTGCAAGGGAGACATGTTCATGTATCATGTGTAACCTTTCAATCAAAGGAATGTTGATATGTCTAGTCTGGTGCAGCCTTTTCATCAAAATCACCAggtaaaactaatttttaaaaatctcaaaaaacCAAGGCCAAATTGTTACATAACCATCACTGATACTTAGAAGAATGTCATCTGTAACCTTCCAAGTACAGTTGACACTgattacaaagaaagaaaaaagcacacAAAATCCAAGGATTTGGGAAAGAGATGTGGGAGTTGTCAGCAGACATTACTAGTAATCAGAATTAACTGGTTCAAACAGTAGACTCACAATAATCTTATGTTATTCCCACTCATAATGTTTTCCAAAACATTACTGACCATATCAATAATACACAGGTTTATTGAGCAATTAATCTTACTTCCTGAATCACAGCTAAGGGATGTCCATCAAATTGGCAAACAGTATAATACAAATTAGATTCTTTGTTAGCAGGTTCTAACAAAACCTAAACTAAGTCATATTACAGGCAAAGAAATGGGAACAGATCTCCATCCTGTTTCAGTGAGGGCCCTAACTTTGTCTTCTATTTTGCACCTGCAATCCAAACAGCGCATAGGATAGCAGGCCAACTGGAGCAGCTCTTGTAAAATAACACATGATTCCAAGATTAGTGCTGAAGAGCTAGCAATGGATCAGATGCCAACTCTGCTGCGAACATTTTCTCCTATCTCCTGTTCTTGCTCCGGTGTGCTACAGTTTACCTGCTCTTTCACCTAACTGCCTTTTTCCATTTACTGAAGCACAGTATACGctaaaaggggcatgcataagagcaccagcgtgcctaccgtccctgtcctaatgttccctttagttgtattcattttatgtattcaattcatgcttatgcttatatatattatttaatatgtactcgaataaacaaataaattaaataaataaataaataaatatgaagtgaCAGTACTGCTGCAGTTTCAGTAAATATGCTGTTCTCCTGTCAAGGGGCAACATAAACAAAATCTACTAGATTATTTAGTCTGGCCTGGTTTGCAGATACTTCTCCTTATTCAATGTTGCTTCTTAACACAGGGAGAACCACAACTCTTTGCTTTCACATTCTGCGTACACTAGTATGttatatattcttccttttaaaagtgTGGACTGGGAACATTTCCAAAATAAAAACTCCAGAAAATCTTATTATAATGGAAATAGGGGGAAAAAGTGTACCTAGGTCACTAACCCTCCATTCCTTATATTATTACATTtatgttaaatataaataaactgtatattatataattttacaatAATTCCAGCAAGAAGCCTTATGCAGCATGGTGCAGTATTAAAAATATACTAAGGTATGTAGTGTGATATGTATGATACAGAGTAAGATATGTTTCATACCCAATGATACTCATAGTCTATAAAAGATTTACTTGTCATGTGATATTAGACAATATTCTTGGCTGAGAAGAACACAGGCCATCTGATTTCATTTGTTCAGTGATTAGTCACCAGAATATCAGACTAATATACTGAATATGACTGgacatttctgtttttctttttacatcatggtcgtGTAATTGACTATTTCAGGGAAAGGTGATGACTTGCAAACACTGTAGTGAAATTTTCAGTAAAGAAGGAACACTGAAAGTGCCTGCTGCTAAAGAAAGGACAGGAGAAGACACAGATGATGAAAAAGATGCCCTTAAGAAACAGCTGCGAGAGATGGAACTGGACTTGGCACAGACTAAGCTGCAACTTGTGGAAGCCAAATGCAAAATACAGGTAATGTAATTGTAGAAGTGTTTTCTTACGTGTTAAATGTACCAATTGTCATTGCATCCCTCAACATGCAAAGaatggattttgttttttctcctgcGTGATGGTATTTGAAAGTTAATGGCTGTCCTTATCAAAGCCTTTATTAACAAAAAGGTGTTATTTGTAGACCTTCTTGTGATAAGGtagccaatagcaatagcactttcgatggtatcgaaagccgctgagaggtctaataggaccagggcagaggaataacccttatccctggccctccagagatcatccaccagcgcgaccaaagctgtctccgtactgtatccgggccgaaagccggactggaacgggtctagatagatagcttcatccaggtactggggtagctgacatgccaccgcactctctacaaccttcgccgtgaagcgaagattggagactgggcggtaatttcctaaaacagctgggtccagggaaggcttcttgaggagaggtctcaccaccgcctctttcaaggcagcgggaaagaccacctcccgcaaggaagcatttgtaatcccccggagccagccttgtgtcacctcctgtgtggccagtaccagccaggaggggcacggatccagtaaacatgtggtggcatttagcctacccagcaacctgtccatgtcctcgggagtcacagggtcaaaattatcccaaactacctcaacaagacgggtctcggaactctcgcctggatctacccaattttgatccaatccgtcccgaagctgaacgattttatcgtatagataaccgttaaactcctcggcacgctattgtagggggtcctcccgcccctcctgttggaggagagagtgggtcacccgaaacagggcggccgggcagttatctgccaacgcaatgaggaaggaaacgtaggaacgtttcacatccctcaatgccactaggtaggtcctgctataggacctaactagtgtccagtcagcctcagaacggctggatctccagacactctctaggcgtcttctccagcgtttcatctccctcagctcctcggagaaccaaggagctagttgagaccgacgccgggtcagaggccgcaaaggcacaacacggtcgaaagctccagccgcagcctgttcccaggccgcgactagttcttcagtcgtgtcgtgggccagattctcgggaaacggcccaagctccgtcaggaacctccgtcagggtccatcaggcgcctgggacggaaccaacgcattggttccgtctccctgcggtggtgggtagcggtcagaaagtctagacgaaggagaaaatgatctgatcatgacaaaggttcggcaactaaatcatttaaaaccagatcattcaaccactggccagagataaaaaccaagtctagggtgcctcccccgacgtgggtagggccgtcaattaattgaatcaggtccatggccgtcatggaagccatgaactcctgagccgccgaggatgccacgccggttgatggcagattgaaatcccccataccattacttttatctttttaattatttgattacatgttttatttttataatttgtaatttttttatacTTCAGAGATTTATTCATGATCATAATATTTCTGAGCAGGGCAGAGATTAGGTTAGATTTGATTGGCAGCCTCCAAAATGTGTTGTCATTTCAGATCACTCATAATACATTTTAACCCAATTTTATGATATATTTTTGTTATCTTTATAAGGATAGCTTCAAACACCTGCAGCATGCTGCataattattgtttattattataaaGTGGATGTTTAAGTACAAAAGATCATTATTGGAGAGAACAGAAAAAGCTATGGAAAACAGCATAAGATTAAGGTGAAAAATGTATGTTGATTCCTCCATAACATTCCATGATTAAGACAATAAAAGTATGCCATAATACCTTATTTGGAAACATCCCAAGATAATTATGTTAATTATTATGGTTTTGTCCAGTCAGGTTTAGAAGTTTTGTCTAGAAATAGTCTAATCTTGCAAGGGATGTTCCAGTGCTGGTTTGATTTgaaataatgccttagtaagattTAGAAAAAATGAGGCCTACTCTCTTATAGAATAGCATAGGCCCTCTATGAAAGCTCTGTAGGTTTTGTTATGGACCCTCTATGAAAAACACAACAAATTTGACAAAAGTTGAAGATATTTATGCAATGGAAAGTATagttagagaatagagaatatatttcAGTATGTAGACAGAATCTTTTAACAAAGAAATCCTGTATTATAGTAATACTTATTTGGTGGAAAATTTGAGGAGTGAAAATTTGATTTCCAGAAACAACAACTGCTTTTAACAAGTTTGGGCTATCAGTTGGTCCATTAGGAGAACTAGCTTTGCCTGGTTCTGAAACAGCAGAAGAGAGTCTTGATACTTGATACTGCAGAAATGACCTCTAATCTTTCACCATATAGTATATCTGTTTGGGATATGTTTTTGCCTTGACCCAGGTAGAATATGTCTGTCAGGGTTGTCCCAGCTTGGATACTTAtaaaagaaagaccctcgactccatttgcaGTGAAAAGTATACTTTTACTAAAACCAAATGGGGTTCATGACAAtttgctgtggccaacttgctgcgggacaactcgccacggccaattCCCCACAGTACAACTCGCTGTGGgctaagagttacactaatatcaaagacatggtggaatagaatcattaaagaaaagatgcaaaaggaggacagcataaaatgtgaatggcaaaaattattattatttatttctttaaaataattaaatagaattgttaaattgtcccgcagTGAGGCAGCGTAGCTATAGCAAGTTATCCCATTCCCAGCCAAATGGTTACAGCGTAAGAAAAGCTGGATCTGATTTTCCCATGCAAAACCTGCCTTGTCCCTCTTCTCCCAGGCCCTACCTCCTTGACCAGTTCGTAAGTGTCCAATATTCAAATTAGGTGTTTTGGTAACAGCTTCAGGTGGACTCTTTGGTGGACTTTCAGCATTCCATTCTCTCATTCCCATGTCGTTGGAATTGCTGGTCTCTTCTGGATCGGCACCTCTGGTTTCTGCCATCCTGCCAATCCTCCTCCCTACATCCCCATTCTCCCCACTCTTTGCGTTCATGGCAGGATGCCAGTGAAGCAAAACAAACTGAAACGATTATGATGACAAAACTGACAATATTACTTATTTGGTCATTTAGTACTTCAAAGTAAAATGTaaggatttcttttccttttatcttaTCACCTCAATATTCTTGTGAGATAGGTTGAGGTGAAATTCACTCTGAATTTGGAACTCATCCCTAGCCAGTGTGGCCAACAGAGAAGGATAATGGGAGTTGCATCAGGAGGGGCACATGTTAGGCatgctatttttatttacatttgttcTTCATGCCAACTCAGATTATTCTGCTATATTAAATCATTCCTTTATCACCACTTAATTCATCTCTTTCCTTAGGAACTGGAACACCAGAGAGGAGCACTTATGAGtgaaattcaaactgccaaaAACTCTTGGTTCAGCAAAACTTTGAACTCTATCAAAACAGCAACAGGCACACAGCCTCTACAGCAGCCTCAACTCTCATCATCACCTAAAGAAGGCAGCACATAGTTCCAGCTGCACCCCATGCAAAAGAGCACAATGGACTAAATCAGCTGAAGCCCCTTGGCAGTTCTTCCAGAGAACTTGTTCAAAGGGGAaggcaggggacccagctgggaaaccaattccttctgtgtctttcatttgttttaatgTGGCCCTTACAGAGGGAAGTTCTATAACGGTTCTGTTTCATGTGGAATACTGCCTTGATGGAAGCCCCATCTCAATTCTGTCATATTTTACATGTCATTTTGTAGACCTAGATGTTGAAACATGGATTATTTAGAACTACTTGTTCCATACattgctaaaattatttatattttttaaatctttcaaaagaagaaaagagcaagGTGTAATTTGTCAGAATGTCATGGTTTGCTGATATCTCAGAACAACTTTACATCTCTCATTCCTCCTGGCAAAAAATGCAGCTGTTATTTTAAGGTTTGACTCTCAGGCTACATTAACAATATAAATGGGAaaacaaattcaaaaaaaaaagagaaacaaataagTTACTAAATAAGAACATGCAGAAAAAGCATGTTTCTTTTCATATGTTGCCTTTAAGATTTCCATAATTTACTTATATATTGCCACTACTCTCCCCACCCCAATACCGTACCTTTTGCCAATCTGCAGATTATGGGCATAATCTAACAAAACTTTTTATGAGCAGTGACCTTtcaaatgaacaaaataaaataggtaaattttaatgggggattGCACCCTTGGTGCTCTTGCACTGTTTCCATTAATATTAATAGGGTTTGTACTGGAGACAGAAAGTATTCATGGTAAAACTTGTCCAAAATGCATAAAGAAAAGCTAATTTATGATTGGTAGAGCAATTTTTGAAATGATTCCTGTGTCTCTCTAGAAATCATACTTGTTTTGTATCTTTCTAAAGTGCAAAAAAGCATTTGTTACATTTTTGAATTGAAcataaaatgtttataaaattgCTTATTTCATGGAGAATTAAATTGCTTAAattgatggatttttaaaaattatatataatgtgCATAATAGTATCTTGCAGGTTAACATCACCACCAAATTATTAGTTGTGTATTTGGTTTTCATGCTATGAAAAAACGTTTCAAGGTTCTATTcattttaatccaaattaatgCAATAGACTTTTAGTCAGTTCTGTAAAATAAAGTTTAACTATGCTGGTTCTGTGCTTCTTTGTTAGATATAATTTGCAAATATGAACTCTAAAGACTACCATAAAGTTTGCCTCCCCCATGATAACTGAGATCTGGTAAAGGAACTGCTAATGCCAGTTAACTGTTGCTGACTTTCTGTCTCAAGTGATCTGAGGTGCTCACTGCCAAGCTAGAATCTGGTTGGGCCTTTTTGTGTCTAATACAAGATTGGGTGTTTTCATTTCTACATGAACCTGAAATATCCATGTTATAAGCCAACCGCTTTAAGGTTTAGAAATAAGTATGAATTAACTAAAATTATTGGCTGTGGTGATCTGAAAAAAAATACCTCTGGGTCCTAAGGAATTTTGGAGCCCCTTTTAGATAGATAGTTCAATAGGCCCAGTTCAAATGCTTGAATTGCAGTGTTGCATTAGTGATACTGGGAGGTTGGCAACACATTGAGGTTTGACTCAAGAGGAATCTTAAGATCATTCCATCTTTTGAAAATCGGAATCCAAGTCCAGAGTGGTCTTCAGTGGGAAAGGCCTctatcaattcttttttttttttaatatgttttattggtacactttttcattaaaaacaaaaaattccaTGTCTATCTGAACAGCATGCTGTCTGGGCATAAACGTCCAAACTAGGATAGGGCTTACAGCTGGAGTCAAACACCACTAATCTGGTCTGTTTTCTTAGGATGGTATGTCCCAAATATGGGCAGATACCAATATTCCTCATTGTCTTTAAGTGCAGGGGCTAATTCAAAACAATTGTTTTCAAGTATCTTTCCCATGAAGGCAAAGAAGTGACCTCTCATTTCTGATTTTCTCAGGAAATTGCATCTGAGAGACAAACCGCTTAAACACCTGTTCCTTGTTAGCAGACACTAGAATAGCAGACATTTTGAAGGCCTTGTTCCTCTGGTCCTTTGGATACACTTTCACTAGACAGATTTTTGAGCAAACCTGCCACCTGCAGGATCTTTGCATACCTCCGTACACTGAGAGGTATGCAAAGTTTGAACTGGCATGTTTGAAACAATGTTCTTCTGCTCCCTGCCCTGCCCGTTGGCATCATCAGCTGTCTTGTTGGTCCAAGGAGTTTGGCTGGGATGTAATGCTATGCTGTGGTCTGTGCTTTTGCACTCCGTGCATAATACACTAACTGTACAGTCCTTGCAAGTTATGACACGGATGAGCAGCACCTGAAGCAGATGTGATTACCTTTTAGGAAGGCTTTATGGTCCTCTAGAGACTTCTCTCTGAAGGCTTTACATTTCAGGAAAGTATGTGGCTTCTTGTGTAGAGGGCATAGCTTCTCGGGGTCTCCGCTTTTGCCCTCTGGGTGAGAGGATTTTGGTGATCTGTAAGAAGAATCTGATGAGGAGATATTAGTTGTATGCACTGCCACTGGTGACCTGTTCAGCTTGGAATCAAGAGGTTCGGTGTATGCCAGTGTGAGGTCAAAACCAGGATCATTCATGACCTTCGTTTTCTGAGACAAAGTCTACAAACACACTCTATAGTGGAAATGGCAGCTTGGATTTTGTCTTATGCGTGAACCTGTATGTAGCCCACTTTTGTTGTCAGTCAGGAGGTACTTTCAAAACTGAGTTTATTCCCCCTGGTCGTGTCCAAGAGAGGCGTGGCAGGTCACCCTTTGCTTTGGCAGCTTGTAGCTCTTGCAACAAATCCTTTAGTTCTCTAGCTTTTGGTACCCCCTGCTGGTTTTCTTAGGTAAATTGTCAACTTTCTTAAGGCATCTTCAATTGCCTTTGCTGAGCCATGACAGTCCTCTAATCTTTCCCAGATCATCTTAAGACCAGTTTCCAGGCATTTTATGTTAATGTCCCTGATCCTCCTACTGTGCTGACTGTGCTGCACACTTGTGTCTTTCCCAAGACATTGGATTAAGAGGTCCATCTCCACAGTGTATGATAAACCTAGATCCCTTATTGTACTTTGGAAGGATGATCACCAGGCTCTGTAACTTTCTGGTCAATCGTGGAACCTCCCAAGTCCTTTGGTGATCAGGTCACATTTAGCAAGGAACTTGGCAAGATCTGAGGTGGATTGGTTTGCGGATGGGTAAGGTAGTGGCACACTGCTATATGGCATTGCGGTATGGCACAGTGAGTGTGGTGTGTAATCATACCTGTCTGGTGCTTCTGCCTTAGGCCAGCTTGTGCCATACTGTTGAGGAGGGGAGACAGTGCCCTGGCATTGGTATGATATGATTGGTATGCAAAAAGactttaagggttgtaaacctaatcttgcgtagcttcttctccaaaaacactacactactaaccagagcatataaaacatttgctagaccaattcttgaatacagctcgactatctggaacccataccacatttctgacatcaatgcaattgaacgtgtccagaaatattttacaagaagagttctccactccactgaatacaacaaaatacattatgccaccagacttgaaatcctgggcttaaaaaatttagaactccgccgccttcgacatgatctgagtttaactcataaaatcatctattacaatgtccttcctgtcgaagactacttcagcttccattCCAACAACACTTGAACACACAATAGatctaagcttaatgttaaccgctccaatcttgattgcagaaaatatgacttcagtaacagagttgttaatgcttggaatacactacctgaccctgtggtctcttcccaaaatccccaaagcttcaaccaaaaactgtctactattgaccttaccccattcctaagaggtctataaggggcgtgcataagagcacaagcatgcctatggttcctgtcctattgtttcctttcattatatccaattaatatagttattacatactcatacttttatatatgcttatatattgtatagttattacatgcttatgcttatatatactgtgcgacaaaactaaataaataaataaataaaatgatgatgCTTGAGGCCTGTGGTGTGTAGAGAAGTAGGTGGCCTCTGCTTCATACaggttaggggtctccaaccttggtccctttaagacttgtggacttcaactcccagagtccctcagccagcaaagctggctgaggaactctgggaattgaagtccacaaatcttaaagggaccaaggttggagacccctaatataGGTAAGCATTCTTTTGTTCGTTGCTCCGAAGTTGCTGCCCTAATTTTAACGAGGTATGGATGATTCTTGTGACAACATTCTTTGATTCTTGTGGTGACAGGATGTCTTCCGCTGATCTCGAATGCTGGTACACTTATTCGGTacacctattattatttttttgaaagcaAGATAGGAATCTTCAGAGTTCATCTCTATCACCCGTTtaaatcagggggtctccaaccttggtccctttaagacttgtggacttcaattcccagaattcctcagccagcaaagctctgggagttgaagtccacaagtcttaaaaggaccaaggttggagacccctaatttaaATAGCTCTACGTTTCAATCAACCCGGAAGCTGTacaggaaagacagagatttatGTTTACCTTTCTAGCTCTTCGTTGCTAAACTCGCGTTTCTTCCGCTTCCGTTAGGAAGATGCCCCGTTATTGGCTGGGCGAGCAGACAAATACCGACGAATGCGGGAGGCCGGGCAGAATCGTCGGGAAAGTTCGAGAGGGGAATCTCCGCGCCTGCGCCAACTCCTGACCCGGAATAGAAGTTCACCATCAAATAAGCCGGTGCTCGGCGCAGACATGGAGGAGgtgagaagaggagggggggcgggggagaaagGGAAGCAGTTCTGTCCCTGCAGGGAGACCCAGATCCGAGCTGGCGGGATGGAGAGCGGCAGCAACCCTCCGCTGGTCTCGGCCGGTCCGGGGTGGCGGGGCCCGGTTATCTTGGAGGTCGAGTTTAGGGGCGGCCACTAGCAGGGCTTGGGATGCTTTCATTCGACTGCAAGCAAGAGAAAAACGCTGGCAGTTTTCTCCATGTCCACATTTTGCTATGGGGCCTCTCGGGAGCCAAGGGGAAGCAAGGGTGACCCTTGACTGAAAGGGCACTGCCCAGGAGAGCAGCCCTCCCTGCTTTCAACGGAAAGGGGGCCCTGGATCTACAAGACCTGGCAACCTCTTTAGTGCTTTTGTCAAAATCAGTTAAAACCCAAAATGACTGAGCTGAACTGGCATTTCTCAGAGGCCAGGCGTGACCCCAGAGAAACTCTTGCAATAAAGTGGGAGACAGACGGCTCAGAGGTCTGTCTGCCACCAGGTGCCTGGCAATCCCTCCTGCAAGGTGGCTTGACAAGAGGAAAGGAATGGGGAGGCAGGCTTCAACACTGTCTGTCAAAagacccccctcctcttccttcattGCAATaatcccgtttggattattgcaatgctctctacatggggctgcccttgaggtgcacccggaggctgcagttagtccagaatgcagctgcgcgggtaatagtgggagcaacccgttgctcccatgtaacaccaatcctgcgcagtttgcactggcttcctgtggtctttcgggtgcgctttaagattctggttaccacctttaaagcgctccatggcttagggcccgggtatttacgggaccgcctgctgttaccctatgccttccaccgacccgtacgctcacacagagagggccttctcagggtgccgtccgccagacaatgtcggctggtggcccccaggggtagggccttctctgtaggagctcctacgctttggaacgaacttccccctggtttacgtcaagtgcctgatcttcggacttttcgccgtgagctgaaaacgcacctatttattcaagcgggactggcttagatgttttactaaatttta comes from the Ahaetulla prasina isolate Xishuangbanna chromosome 3, ASM2864084v1, whole genome shotgun sequence genome and includes:
- the RABGAP1L gene encoding rab GTPase-activating protein 1-like isoform X6; the encoded protein is MIENSSCFVTVLERENHRLQEASMRLEQENDDLAHELVTSKIALRNDLDQAEDKADVLNKELLVTKQKLVETEKEKQKQEEETAQLKEFFRKQLEKAESEIKKTSAIIAEYKQICSQLSSRLERQQVASKEELEVVKGKVMTCKHCSEIFSKEGTLKVPAAKERTGEDTDDEKDALKKQLREMELDLAQTKLQLVEAKCKIQELEHQRGALMSEIQTAKNSWFSKTLNSIKTATGTQPLQQPQLSSSPKEGST